In Paralcaligenes sp. KSB-10, the following are encoded in one genomic region:
- the pgm gene encoding phosphoglucomutase (alpha-D-glucose-1,6-bisphosphate-dependent), which produces MKQVNNTVTQISPLAGKPAPAALLVNVAKLVTAYYSDAPDPANPLQQVAFGTSGHRGSAFDRTFNEMHVLAISQAICLYRKKQGIDGPLFVGIDTHALSEPAFASALEVLAANGVEVMMAAHGEYTPTPAVSHAILTYNKKRKTGLADGIVITPSHNPPDNGGFKYNPPNGGPADTDVTGWIEKKANEILKSGLRNIQRISFEKALRAPTTHQYDFLNTYVNDLDTVIDMGAIRGARVRMGVDPLGGAGVHYWAAIAARYKLDLTVVNEAVDSTFRFMTVDWDGKIRMDPSSSYAMQSLIGMKDRFDISFACDTDHDRHGIVTHSSGLLPPNHYLSVAIHYLFQNRPEWSKHAAIGKTVVSSQMIDRVSAKLGRKLIEVPVGFKWFAAGLLDGSLGFGGEESAGASFLRRNGSVWTTDKDGLVPALLSAEITAQTGHDPGEIYHNLTRELGDPATDRIQAAATPAQKDKLSKLSPQQVKSTTLAGEPVQAILTQAPGNGAAIGGLKVVSEHGWFAARPSGTEDIYKIYAESFRGKDHLRSILAEAQTIVDQALG; this is translated from the coding sequence ATGAAACAGGTAAACAATACAGTCACCCAAATAAGCCCCTTGGCAGGAAAGCCGGCGCCCGCGGCCTTGCTGGTCAATGTCGCCAAGCTCGTCACAGCCTATTACAGTGATGCCCCCGACCCCGCCAACCCTCTGCAACAGGTGGCATTTGGCACCTCCGGCCACCGAGGTTCGGCTTTCGACAGAACATTCAACGAAATGCACGTTCTGGCAATCAGCCAGGCTATCTGCCTGTATCGCAAGAAACAGGGCATCGATGGCCCCCTATTCGTAGGTATCGACACCCATGCACTGTCCGAGCCGGCCTTTGCCAGCGCGCTGGAAGTGCTGGCCGCCAATGGCGTCGAAGTGATGATGGCTGCCCACGGCGAATACACACCGACTCCTGCCGTTTCCCATGCGATTCTGACCTACAACAAGAAGCGCAAAACAGGCCTGGCCGATGGCATTGTCATTACGCCGTCGCATAACCCGCCCGACAATGGGGGGTTCAAGTACAACCCGCCCAACGGTGGGCCGGCGGATACCGATGTAACGGGGTGGATCGAAAAAAAGGCCAATGAAATCCTTAAGAGCGGCTTGCGGAACATACAGCGCATTTCTTTCGAGAAGGCGTTGCGCGCGCCGACCACCCATCAATACGATTTTCTGAACACCTACGTCAACGATCTCGACACTGTGATCGATATGGGCGCGATTCGCGGCGCCCGCGTACGCATGGGCGTGGACCCGCTGGGCGGCGCCGGCGTCCACTACTGGGCGGCCATTGCAGCGCGCTACAAGCTGGACCTGACCGTAGTCAACGAGGCCGTGGACTCCACATTCCGCTTCATGACGGTTGATTGGGATGGCAAGATTCGCATGGACCCCTCTTCCTCCTACGCGATGCAAAGCCTGATTGGCATGAAGGATCGTTTCGACATATCCTTCGCATGCGATACCGACCACGACCGGCACGGAATCGTCACGCACAGCAGCGGCCTGCTGCCGCCCAATCACTATTTGTCGGTGGCGATACATTACCTGTTCCAGAATCGGCCCGAATGGAGCAAGCACGCTGCCATCGGAAAAACGGTGGTAAGCAGCCAGATGATCGATAGGGTAAGCGCCAAACTGGGGCGAAAACTGATCGAGGTGCCTGTGGGGTTTAAATGGTTTGCCGCGGGCCTGCTGGACGGATCGCTGGGCTTTGGCGGCGAAGAAAGCGCCGGCGCATCTTTCCTGCGGCGTAATGGCAGCGTCTGGACCACGGACAAGGATGGCCTTGTCCCGGCTCTGCTGTCGGCCGAAATAACGGCCCAGACCGGCCATGATCCTGGTGAAATCTATCACAATCTGACGCGCGAACTCGGCGACCCCGCCACCGACCGGATTCAGGCAGCCGCAACTCCGGCACAGAAAGATAAATTATCGAAACTCTCTCCGCAGCAAGTGAAATCCACGACACTGGCGGGAGAGCCTGTTCAGGCCATCCTCACCCAGGCGCCCGGCAATGGCGCCGCGATCGGCGGCCTGAAGGTGGTCAGCGAGCACGGATGGTTTGCCGCTCGGCCTTCAGGGACCGAAGACATCTACAAAATATATGCCGAAAGCTTTCGCGGAAAGGATCATTTGCGCAGCATTCTGGCGGAAGCACAGACTATCGTGGATCAGGCCCTAGGATGA
- the tkt gene encoding transketolase → MMEQAHLDQLCINTLRTLSIDAVQKAQSGHPGTPMDAAPTAYCLWQRFLKYDPQDPGWPNRDRFVLSAGHACALLYSLLHLSGVKAGSPSYPPGDRLAVTLDDLMTFRQAGSRCTGHPEHGWTSGVETTTGPLGQGAATSVGMAIAERWLAATYNRPGYDLFNHNVYALCSDGDIMEGVCSEAASLAAHLKLSNLCWIYDDNHISIEGSTSLTFTEDVAARFIAYGWNVARVSDANDLAALSAGYQAFLDTHDRPTLIVVQSHIGYGAPHKQDTREAHGEPLGAEEVRLAKEFYGCNPDAQFDIPEGVVAHFNAHLGRRGLGERTAWEALFSAYRTQYPDLADQIQQMQQRDLPAGWDAALPTFAADEKGVATRDSSGQVLNAIAARMPWLLGGSADLSPSTKTNLKFEFAGDFQEPGHEQNASYRGRNFHFGLREHAMCAIGNGMSLSKVRPYVSSFLIFTDYCRAALRLSAMMELPLISIWTHDSISLGEDGPTHQPIEQLASLRAMPGMLLLRPADANEVVQAWRVIMQLKDTPVCLVLTRQSVPTLDRSKYASASGVALGAYTVADSPDGKPDVLLLGTGSEVALCVSAYEQLAAEGIKARVVSMPSWQLFEKQPQEYRDKILPPGIRARVAVEEASVFGWERYTGFDGAILGMHTFGMSAPMKAVTQHFGFEPAHVVAAAKAQMAHHSS, encoded by the coding sequence ATAATGGAACAGGCACACCTCGATCAGCTTTGCATCAATACCCTGCGTACGCTATCTATCGATGCGGTACAGAAGGCACAATCAGGCCATCCAGGCACGCCGATGGATGCCGCGCCGACCGCCTATTGCTTATGGCAGCGCTTTCTGAAATATGATCCGCAGGACCCGGGCTGGCCAAACCGCGACCGCTTCGTACTGTCGGCCGGCCATGCCTGCGCTTTGCTCTACAGCCTGTTGCATCTGTCCGGCGTCAAAGCCGGCAGCCCCAGTTATCCGCCCGGCGACCGTCTTGCGGTCACGCTCGATGATCTGATGACTTTTCGCCAGGCCGGCAGCCGATGCACGGGCCATCCGGAACACGGTTGGACCTCGGGCGTGGAAACCACCACCGGCCCGCTCGGCCAGGGAGCCGCCACCAGTGTCGGCATGGCTATTGCGGAACGCTGGCTGGCAGCTACCTATAACCGCCCCGGCTACGATCTGTTCAACCATAATGTCTACGCCTTGTGCAGCGACGGCGACATCATGGAAGGGGTCTGCAGCGAAGCTGCCTCGCTGGCGGCGCATCTGAAACTATCCAATCTATGCTGGATATACGACGACAATCACATTTCCATTGAGGGCTCGACCAGCCTTACTTTTACAGAAGATGTGGCGGCCAGGTTTATCGCCTATGGATGGAACGTGGCAAGGGTGAGCGATGCAAACGACCTGGCCGCGCTGTCTGCGGGCTACCAGGCTTTTCTGGATACGCACGACCGCCCTACTCTTATCGTGGTTCAAAGCCACATCGGCTACGGAGCGCCACATAAGCAAGACACACGCGAGGCGCACGGCGAACCGCTCGGCGCCGAGGAGGTGCGGCTGGCCAAGGAATTCTACGGCTGCAATCCCGATGCCCAGTTCGACATTCCGGAAGGCGTGGTTGCACATTTCAACGCGCATTTGGGCCGGCGCGGTCTTGGAGAACGCACGGCCTGGGAAGCATTGTTTTCCGCCTATCGGACTCAATACCCGGATCTTGCCGACCAAATCCAGCAGATGCAACAGCGCGACCTGCCAGCCGGCTGGGATGCCGCCCTACCCACATTCGCGGCAGATGAAAAGGGTGTCGCAACACGCGATTCGTCCGGGCAGGTACTGAACGCCATTGCAGCCAGAATGCCTTGGCTGCTTGGCGGTTCGGCGGATCTGTCGCCATCGACAAAAACCAATCTGAAGTTTGAGTTCGCGGGCGATTTCCAGGAGCCAGGGCATGAACAGAATGCCAGTTATCGGGGCCGCAACTTTCATTTCGGCCTTCGCGAGCATGCGATGTGCGCCATAGGCAACGGCATGAGCCTGTCGAAAGTAAGGCCTTATGTTTCCAGCTTTCTCATTTTCACCGACTACTGCCGTGCGGCCCTCCGGCTTAGCGCAATGATGGAGCTCCCGCTTATTTCCATCTGGACGCACGATTCCATCAGTCTGGGCGAAGACGGACCCACTCATCAACCCATCGAGCAGCTTGCGTCGCTGCGCGCCATGCCGGGCATGTTGCTGCTGCGACCCGCCGATGCCAACGAAGTCGTGCAAGCATGGCGAGTCATCATGCAGCTCAAAGACACTCCAGTTTGCCTGGTACTGACGCGGCAATCGGTTCCCACCCTGGACCGTTCGAAATACGCAAGCGCAAGCGGCGTGGCACTGGGCGCCTATACCGTTGCCGATTCGCCCGACGGCAAGCCGGATGTCCTGCTGCTGGGCACCGGCAGTGAGGTGGCCCTTTGCGTCAGCGCATACGAGCAACTGGCTGCCGAGGGCATCAAGGCGCGCGTCGTCAGCATGCCGTCGTGGCAGCTATTCGAAAAGCAGCCACAGGAATATCGAGACAAGATATTGCCACCCGGGATCCGCGCTCGCGTGGCTGTCGAAGAAGCTTCTGTTTTTGGCTGGGAGCGCTACACAGGCTTCGATGGTGCCATTCTCGGCATGCATACGTTCGGCATGTCCGCGCCCATGAAAGCCGTGACGCAGCATTTCGGATTCGAGCCGGCACATGTCGTTGCCGCAGCCAAGGCACAGATGGCGCACCACTCATCATAG
- a CDS encoding glucoamylase family protein, which produces MKLSTDAELRLLQHETFAYFLHEANPENGLVIDKTAPGWPASIAATGLALTAYPVGVECGFMSRKAAIERTLATLRFFWNSPQGPEPDATGYQGFYYHFLDMQTGRRAWQCELSTVDTAFLLAGALTAGVYFRGDAVDEQEIRKLADELYRRADWHWAQNGGDTVTHGWKPESGFIKYRWEGYDEALLLYILGLGSPTYPLSEGSYAAWASTYEWKHSYGIDYLYAGPLFTHQLSHIWVDFRGIQDAFMRAKGIDYFENSRRATYVQQRYAIDNPLKFNGYGECCWGITASDGPGPDSLKINGIVRQFYDYIGRGVPFGPDDGTVAPWAVVASLPFAPEIVLPAIDHFIHEVKLKNANPYGFKATFNLTHPEKTSNPYSWVSPWHYGLNQGPIVLMIENYRTGLLWQWMKQCPYLSSGLRRAGFGGGWLSS; this is translated from the coding sequence ATGAAACTGTCCACCGACGCTGAATTGCGCCTGCTGCAGCACGAAACTTTCGCTTATTTTTTGCACGAAGCCAACCCGGAAAACGGTTTGGTGATCGATAAAACAGCACCTGGCTGGCCAGCCAGCATTGCGGCCACTGGCCTCGCATTGACGGCCTACCCGGTGGGCGTGGAGTGCGGATTCATGTCACGCAAGGCGGCGATCGAACGTACGCTCGCAACACTGCGTTTTTTTTGGAACAGCCCACAAGGCCCGGAACCCGATGCGACAGGCTACCAGGGGTTTTATTATCATTTCCTGGATATGCAAACCGGACGGCGTGCGTGGCAGTGTGAGCTTTCGACGGTGGATACTGCCTTTCTGTTGGCTGGTGCCTTGACCGCCGGCGTTTATTTCCGTGGCGATGCTGTCGATGAGCAGGAAATCAGAAAGCTTGCCGATGAGCTTTACCGGCGGGCCGACTGGCACTGGGCGCAAAACGGCGGCGATACGGTCACTCACGGCTGGAAGCCGGAGAGCGGTTTCATTAAATACCGCTGGGAAGGTTACGACGAAGCGCTGCTGCTTTACATACTCGGCTTGGGTTCACCGACATATCCCTTATCCGAAGGCAGCTATGCGGCGTGGGCCTCTACTTATGAGTGGAAACATAGCTACGGCATCGACTACCTTTATGCCGGGCCATTATTCACGCATCAGCTTTCGCATATCTGGGTCGATTTTCGCGGCATCCAGGACGCATTCATGCGTGCCAAGGGCATCGATTATTTCGAGAATAGCCGACGCGCGACATATGTCCAGCAGCGTTACGCTATCGACAACCCGCTCAAATTCAACGGTTATGGCGAATGTTGCTGGGGTATCACCGCCAGTGACGGCCCGGGGCCTGATTCGCTGAAGATCAATGGGATTGTGCGCCAGTTCTATGACTACATCGGGCGCGGTGTTCCCTTTGGCCCCGATGACGGCACAGTAGCCCCATGGGCGGTGGTTGCGTCATTGCCTTTTGCGCCCGAAATTGTATTGCCGGCGATCGATCACTTTATTCATGAAGTGAAGTTGAAAAATGCCAACCCCTACGGTTTCAAGGCCACATTCAATCTGACTCATCCCGAAAAAACCAGCAATCCGTACAGTTGGGTGTCGCCGTGGCATTATGGGCTGAATCAGGGGCCCATCGTCCTGATGATCGAAAACTATCGAACCGGCCTGCTGTGGCAGTGGATGAAGCAATGCCCCTACCTCAGCAGCGGCCTGCGGCGTGCTGGATTCGGCGGAGGATGGCTTTCATCCTAG